A window of the Candidatus Nitrosotalea okcheonensis genome harbors these coding sequences:
- a CDS encoding cation diffusion facilitator family transporter — MNHSHEGMQVEKKLGIAFVITVGIFVVELVGGLVSNSLALLSDSFHILTDFLAIGLTFIAFRVAQRPHSSTMSFGFHRIEIFAALANGVSLIAITGWIFYEAYSRFLSTHKVDITTVLIFAAIGLVANVVTALLLKKESKSNLNVKGSYAHVLGDLISTVAVIGGAVLMMFIPNAIIDVIISIGIAGLILRSGISLCKECFHIFMEGTPHEIKADDVAKEIHKFEEITEIHDLHIWTLTSNVVAMSAHIKVKHQHMGRANSILKKINVLMREKFGINHCTIQIENDDDLINLDK; from the coding sequence TTGAACCATTCTCATGAGGGTATGCAGGTTGAAAAGAAACTTGGGATTGCATTTGTAATTACAGTCGGAATATTCGTGGTAGAGCTAGTCGGAGGACTGGTGAGCAACAGCCTCGCCCTTCTTTCAGACTCGTTTCACATACTGACAGATTTTCTTGCAATAGGGCTGACTTTCATAGCCTTCAGGGTTGCGCAAAGGCCGCATTCTTCAACAATGAGCTTCGGGTTCCACAGAATAGAGATATTTGCCGCACTTGCAAACGGCGTATCCCTGATTGCAATTACTGGATGGATTTTCTATGAGGCCTACTCACGATTTCTCAGTACACACAAGGTTGACATTACGACAGTCCTGATTTTTGCGGCAATAGGACTCGTAGCAAACGTAGTAACGGCTCTTCTCCTGAAAAAGGAGAGCAAGTCCAACCTGAACGTCAAAGGCTCGTATGCACACGTTCTGGGCGACCTGATATCTACAGTAGCTGTGATTGGTGGTGCAGTGTTGATGATGTTCATACCAAACGCGATAATCGATGTAATAATCAGCATTGGGATTGCAGGATTGATACTGCGATCTGGAATATCTCTGTGCAAGGAGTGCTTCCACATCTTCATGGAGGGGACACCTCATGAGATAAAGGCAGATGATGTTGCAAAAGAAATTCACAAATTTGAGGAGATTACGGAAATACACGATCTTCACATCTGGACTCTGACGTCCAATGTTGTTGCCATGTCAGCTCATATCAAGGTAAAGCATCAACACATGGGCAGAGCAAACTCGATCTTGAAAAAAATTAATGTACTGATGAGGGAAAAATTCGGGATTAATCACTGTACGATACAGATTGAAAACGATGATGATCTGATTAATTTAGATAAATAA